The DNA region TCCCGATGACGTATACGAATTTAAAGACCCTGTAACAGTGTACAGACAGCTTGCGGCGGTGGATAAGACGAAACTGAGATTTTTGCCTAAAAGCGGCGAAGTGTTGGATGTATTGAAAAAACTATTCAGGGACGCGGCTGAAACAGGTAAGCCCGTATGTGTTTATTATTTTTGACCGAAAGGAAGTATCATTATGAAAAATATAGTAGTACTGGTCTCGGGCGGCGGGACTAATTTACAGGCACTGATAGACGCTCAGGAAAGAGGAGAGATAAAGGGCGGAAAGATAAGCTGTGTAATATCCTCAAAAGAGGGCGCATATGCCCTTGAAAGAGCGGCTAAGGCAGGTATACCCTCAGTGGTGCTGCCCAGAAAGGAGTATGCTGACAAAAAGGCATACAGTCAGGCTATACTTGAAGAACTTGACAGACAGAAAGCCGACCTCGTTGTGCTGGCAGGATTCATGATAATCCTTGACGAAGTAGTTACAAAGGCTTATCCCTACAAGATAATCAACGTTCATCCCGCACTGATACCCTCTTTCTGCGGTGAGGGCTACTATGGTCTGAAAGTTCATGAAAAGGCTCTGGAATACGGTGTCAAGATCAGCGGTGCGACTATACACTTTGTAAATGAAGAAGCAGACGCAGGTGCAATAATTCTTCAGGGCGCAGTTGATATCGCCAACGACGAGACCCCCGAAACTCTCCAGAAGAAGATAATGGAAAACGTGGAGTGGAAGCTCCTGCCCAAGGCAGTTTCGCTGTTCTGTGAGGACAGAATAACTATCCGTGACGGCAAGGCTTACGTTGATTAATGGCTTTATCTGAAAAAAAATAGTGATAATTCTTTGCTATGACTTGCAATCGGCGAAAATTTCTGCTATAATATATAGTTGATATGATGCGCGTGCATATTCACTGTGCGCGATAGTGGTTTTTTACTAGGCTGTTTTTAAGCTGTTAAAGAATATGAAGAAAACATTGGTAAATACCATTGAAGCAAAGTTCAATGGTCAACCATAAACCTTATCAAGGAGGTCAAAAAATATGAAAACACTTGACATTTACGAGGAACTGAAAGGCAACGCTTACCCCGGAAGAGGTATCATCATCGGCAAGAGCGCTGACGGCAAGCACGCTGTTACTGCTTATTTCATCATGGGCAGAAGCGTGAATTCCAGAAACAGAGTTTTCACCGAAACTGCTGACGGCATCAAGACCGAGGCAGCTGATCCTTCAAAGCTTTCCGATCCTCATCTGATAATATATTCCCCTGTAAGAGTACTGGGCAACAAGACCATCGTTACCAACGGCGATCAGACTGATACTATATACGAGCTTATGGACAAGCAGCAGACTTTCGAGCAGAGCCTGCGCACAAGAGAGTATGAGGACGATGCTCCCAACTATACACCCAGAATTTCCGGTATCATGCACGTTGGCGACGGTCAGTACAACTATGCTATGAGCATACTGAAATCCGCTGACGGCAACCCAGACAGTGTTGAGAGATTCACTTTCAGCTATTCAACTCCCATAGCAGGCTTTGGTCATTTCATCCACACCTATATGGGTGACGGCAATCCTCTGCCCAGCTTTGAAGGTGAACCCAAGAAGATCGCTATCCCCAACGATATCGATGAGTTCACCAACGGTCTCTGGAACGCACTGAACGAGGATAACAAGGTATCCCTGTTTGTAAGGTTCATCGATATCGAAACAGGCAAGGCTGTATCGAAGATCGTAAACAAGTATACAAAGTAATGGCAAGGCAGCTGATAAGATAT from Ruminococcus albus AD2013 includes:
- a CDS encoding IMP cyclohydrolase codes for the protein MKTLDIYEELKGNAYPGRGIIIGKSADGKHAVTAYFIMGRSVNSRNRVFTETADGIKTEAADPSKLSDPHLIIYSPVRVLGNKTIVTNGDQTDTIYELMDKQQTFEQSLRTREYEDDAPNYTPRISGIMHVGDGQYNYAMSILKSADGNPDSVERFTFSYSTPIAGFGHFIHTYMGDGNPLPSFEGEPKKIAIPNDIDEFTNGLWNALNEDNKVSLFVRFIDIETGKAVSKIVNKYTK
- the purN gene encoding phosphoribosylglycinamide formyltransferase, which gives rise to MKNIVVLVSGGGTNLQALIDAQERGEIKGGKISCVISSKEGAYALERAAKAGIPSVVLPRKEYADKKAYSQAILEELDRQKADLVVLAGFMIILDEVVTKAYPYKIINVHPALIPSFCGEGYYGLKVHEKALEYGVKISGATIHFVNEEADAGAIILQGAVDIANDETPETLQKKIMENVEWKLLPKAVSLFCEDRITIRDGKAYVD